GCCATCGAGCGCCAGCGCGTGGAGTTCATCTACCAGGCCCCCGACGCGTTCGCGGAGGTCAACACGCAGCCGTGGCTGGAGCAACTGAAGACCGACGCGGGGTTTGCGACGGTGGCCGGTATCGAGTTGCTACTCCTCGATGCCGTGCGGTACTTCCATCAGAGTGCCGGTTTCAACGGTGCCGCGCAGATCGTGCACGACCTCGGCGGACGGGCGAGTTCACAGAAGCTCGCGCGCGCCGCGGCTTCCTACGAGAACTCCGTCGTGCGTCGTCTCGGCTACCTTCTGGAGTACTTCGGCCACACCCGACAAGCCGCCAGTCTTCAGCCGCAGGCGAAGAAGGCGAAGTCGTTCAAGCCGCTCGATCCGTCGGCGCGCGTGGTGCCCGGTCTGACCGCCAGCGTCGGCGACACGGTCGAGTCTCCAACCTGGAAGCTGCGACTGAACGTACCCGTGGAGATCGACGCGTGATTCCGCTCGCCCACATTCAGGAATGGGCCGCAACGGCGCCGTGGCGGGATTCGCGGCAGGTCGAGCAGGACCTCATCATCTGTCGCGCGCTCTACGACATCTTCAACGAGCCGTTCCTCGCCGAGCGCCTGGCCTTCCGAGGCGGTACCGCAATTCACAAGCTGCTGTTCCGTCAGCCCCTTCGTTACTCGGAGGACATCGACCTCGTGCAGGTGCGCGCGGAACCGATCGGTCCGACGGTCAACGCGCTGCGCGACGTGTTGTCGTGGCTCGGCCCGTTCAAGCGGGACACCGCCGCGCACTCGCTCCACCTCGTCTACCGCTTCACGCCGGAGTCAGAACCGACGGTCAGAGCCAAGGTGAAGGTCGAGGTCAACACGCGGGAGCATGGGCACTTGTACGACCTGCGTACATATCCCTTCGCCATCGAGAACACCTGGTTCACTGGCCGGACGTCCATCGTGTCGTTCGAGCCGGAGGAACTATTCGGGACGAAACTCCGGGCGCTTCTGCAGCGTCGGAAAGGTCGCGACCTCTTCGACTTTCACGTCGGATTCGATCAACTCTCCCTCGACTCGGCGCGTGTGATCGCAGCGTTCGACCACTATGTGGCGCAGGACGGCATGACGATCTCGCGGGCGAACGCCGAGGAGCGGATGCTCGGGAAGCTGACGCGCAGCCTGACCGAGGACATCTCGCCGCTCCTCGCGCCCGGTGTCACTTACGACGAGGCCGACGCGCTCGACGCTTTCGCACGCGTCTGGTTCGAGCTACTGGCGAGCCTGAAGGGCCAGCCTTGGTACAGGTCCATGGCTGTGATCGAAGAGTTTCGCACGACCTCGCTGCCGGGACTCTTGCGATCGACGAACGCGTGAGCGTCATTGGCCACGCCCAACCCGCAGAGTGCCGCTCGCAAGGCGGCACCTGAAGGAGTCCGTAAGTGGCCTTGGCCTTGGGGCCACCGGCCGTTCAAACCGTAGGGGCGACCCTTGCCTGCCCTCCGTAGCTGCGAAGCAGCGGAGAGGGTGGTCGCCCGTCATCGGCGGATCGGCGAGGCGATCGGGCACCCACAAGGGGTGCCCCTACACACGCTTATCGTCGGTCGGCCTTGGCACCGGCGGCGTACGTTACGTCAAGCGTTCGTCATTCGGCCCGCCTTCGTGCCTTTCGGTGCATTCGGCATTCGTCATTCAGCCCGCCTTCGCGACTGCGGCGCTACGGCGCGGCAGGCAGTACGATTCCCCATGCGCGCGCTGGTGCTCGGCGGCGGAGTCGTAGGCGAGGCCGTTGCGTGGGACCTGACCCGCGTTGCGCCTGTCGCGGAAGTGACTGTCGCCGACGTCGATGCGCGACGGCTATCGGCGATCGGCTCGCGACTCGGCGTGGAGACGAGGCACGCCGACCTGCGCGACACGACGCTCGTCGGACAGCTCGCCGCGCACGCAGACGTCACGATCGGCGCGCTGCCGAGCACGCTCGCGCTGCCTGTCATCGAGCGCATGGCGGAACTCGGACGCCGTCACGTGGACGTGAGCTTTCTCGCGGCGGATCCGCGCCAGTTCGATGCCATCGCACGCTCATCGGGCGCCACGATCGTGTACGACTGCGGCGTCGCGCCTGGCCTGAGTCACGTACTCGTCGGCGAGGCGGTGCGACACATGGCGCGCACGACGAGCGTGCGCATCGATGTCGGCGGACTGCCCGTCGAGCCCGTGCCGCCCTTCTTCTACAAGGCGCCGTTCGCCCCCATCGACGTGATCGAGGAGTACACACGTCCCGCGCGCGTCGTGCGCAACGGACGCGTCACGACGCTGCCTGCGTTGAGCGAGCCCGAGGCCGTGAACATCGACGAGGTTGGCGCGCTCGAGGCGTTCAACACCGACGGCCTGCGCAGCCTCGTCGACACCGTCCACGCCGACACGATGACGGAGCGCACGCTGCGCTATCCCGGACATCTCGCGATCATGCAAGCGCTCGCTGACGCAGGCCTGTTCGACACGAACCCTGTCGTCGTCGACGGTCGGTCTGTCGTGCCGCGCGATGTCACCTGCGCACTGCTCTTCCCGCACTGGCGCTATGCGCTCGGCGAACGTGATCTCACGGTGCTGACAGTCGATGTCGCCGGCATCGGTCACGACGAAGCACCATGTGCCTGTGGGTGGACGTTGGTGGACGTGCCGCCGAGCGGTGCGCCTCTGAGCAGCATGGCGCGCACCACAGCCGGCCCCGCCGCCATCGTCGCCCGCTGGCTCCACGCAGGCGTGGACATCGAGCCCGGCATCCATCCGCCGGAGCGCCTCGGCCTCGACGGCCACGCCCCGGCGTTACTCGATGCCCTCGACGCGAGAAACATTCGTGTCGGGCGGCATCGCCCTCCCTTCACGCGCTGATCGCCGAGGGCCGTCTCACCGGCGATACACTCAGACGCATGGCCGAGGTCACGGTTCGACAGTTGAGAAATCAGGGCGCCGAGGTGCTGGAGCGCGTTACGCGCGGTGAGGCGCTCACCGTCACGCGCGATGGCGAGCCGGTTGCCGAACTGCGCCCGCTCCTGCGACGGCCTCTCTCCGCAGAAGCGTTGGTTCGCCGATGGCGCCGGCTCCCGCCCATCGATGCCGCGAGACTGAGGGCGGATGTCGACGCCGCCGTGGATCCTCTCCTGTGACCCCGCCGACTGTCCGTCATGCACGCGGCGTGCTCGACACCAACGCCGTCATTCTGCTGTCGCGCCTCGCAGACGCGACGGTATTGCCCGCCGAGCCCGTCATCACCGCCATTACGCTGGCTGAATTGTCCGTTGGGCCACTCGTCGCCACGACAGACGAAGAACGGGCGGCCCGTCAGGCGCACGTGCAGCAGGCGGAAGCCGACTTCACACCGTTGCCGTTCGACGCCGACGCGGCCCGTGCGTTCGGGCGCGTCACGGCCTCGCTGCGCACGGCAGGGCGCAAGACCAGCGCCCGCGCGTACGACGCGATGATTGCCGCGACGGCGCTCGCTCACGGACTGCCGCTCTACACGTGCAATCCGGATGATTTCGCCGGAATCGACGGCCTCGACGTCGTCGTTATCGACACGCCGATGCCACCCACGACGAACAACAGCTGACCA
The DNA window shown above is from Acidobacteriota bacterium and carries:
- a CDS encoding type II toxin-antitoxin system VapC family toxin, whose amino-acid sequence is MAPAPAHRCRETEGGCRRRRGSSPVTPPTVRHARGVLDTNAVILLSRLADATVLPAEPVITAITLAELSVGPLVATTDEERAARQAHVQQAEADFTPLPFDADAARAFGRVTASLRTAGRKTSARAYDAMIAATALAHGLPLYTCNPDDFAGIDGLDVVVIDTPMPPTTNNS
- a CDS encoding nucleotidyl transferase AbiEii/AbiGii toxin family protein gives rise to the protein MIPLAHIQEWAATAPWRDSRQVEQDLIICRALYDIFNEPFLAERLAFRGGTAIHKLLFRQPLRYSEDIDLVQVRAEPIGPTVNALRDVLSWLGPFKRDTAAHSLHLVYRFTPESEPTVRAKVKVEVNTREHGHLYDLRTYPFAIENTWFTGRTSIVSFEPEELFGTKLRALLQRRKGRDLFDFHVGFDQLSLDSARVIAAFDHYVAQDGMTISRANAEERMLGKLTRSLTEDISPLLAPGVTYDEADALDAFARVWFELLASLKGQPWYRSMAVIEEFRTTSLPGLLRSTNA
- a CDS encoding saccharopine dehydrogenase NADP-binding domain-containing protein codes for the protein MRALVLGGGVVGEAVAWDLTRVAPVAEVTVADVDARRLSAIGSRLGVETRHADLRDTTLVGQLAAHADVTIGALPSTLALPVIERMAELGRRHVDVSFLAADPRQFDAIARSSGATIVYDCGVAPGLSHVLVGEAVRHMARTTSVRIDVGGLPVEPVPPFFYKAPFAPIDVIEEYTRPARVVRNGRVTTLPALSEPEAVNIDEVGALEAFNTDGLRSLVDTVHADTMTERTLRYPGHLAIMQALADAGLFDTNPVVVDGRSVVPRDVTCALLFPHWRYALGERDLTVLTVDVAGIGHDEAPCACGWTLVDVPPSGAPLSSMARTTAGPAAIVARWLHAGVDIEPGIHPPERLGLDGHAPALLDALDARNIRVGRHRPPFTR
- a CDS encoding type II toxin-antitoxin system prevent-host-death family antitoxin; this encodes MAEVTVRQLRNQGAEVLERVTRGEALTVTRDGEPVAELRPLLRRPLSAEALVRRWRRLPPIDAARLRADVDAAVDPLL